In Camelina sativa cultivar DH55 chromosome 17, Cs, whole genome shotgun sequence, the genomic stretch actctttatatatagataataaataataaatccataaatcgtggagtatatagataataaataataaatccataaatcGTGGAGCAAATATATCATGAAGATCACAACATagttatttcaaatgatcttctttttaataaaagaaaagtacataacatagtttatattatttatattataatataaaataaagagaagtacacaatatagtttatattatagtgattaaattatattatttaatttaaaattataatcgcggagttatttcaaatgatctcctttttaataaaaagaagtacacaatatagtttttgtagactttatatttttaattaattataaatgattacaaataggttatagataggttatagattaattcatatattaatggttacacctaaatattgggtgcaaccttaattggagatattccaaattgataattgatatattaatggtaataaataaaatcatggatctttcaaactgtattttcagaagattttagtcatatatcaagttgtttccaaagatctttaaacacaatattagaaatttactttccacagattttattgataaaccataacgttcaataaaaattaggaccatgctagagcacagattgaattttgtttttatattataattttaagacttACAAACTCAAGCAcgagttaaatttttatatactctagcacGGAAGCTGCTGGACACACTCTAGCacggattaataattttatatactctaacacgggttaaaattaacaatataagacttacataatacatttacatttcatgaataatatttacaataaaaattatttgcatgagttgcatccaaataatattatatacaattacatatataatattttaaaaataataaaatgtatttcaacccgtgctgtagcacgggtccaaatctagtGATATAATGATTACTCATCTTTATCAAcatcttctccatcttttttctttcgcTTGAGcggatttttatctttgatgtAGGACACTAACTCAATAAATAGTTAGGAACTAACATGAAGCTTCTTCAAAGTACGGAAGCTCACTTTCTAAATCTTATTCATCTCCGACAATCCTAGAGTCATAATGTTACATGCGATCGAGCATGATATATCATAGAAGACCTCTCCAACTTCTAGAGTAGAAGGTGCAATACAGTTTGCAGTCAAGTACAATCCTTGTGGCTCCTTAAAATATTGGACCGCAACCAATGGACATATAGCTTGCTCAACATGCTATATTAATCTGTAGAATAAATGTTCTTTGGCATAAAAGAACTACTTCCACAACTCTCTCCATTATTCTAGATGGATAGTTACCAATAGCTAAACTGCATAAGAACATTTATTCCACAGTATAATATAACAAGAAGAGCAAGCTATATGTATTGGTTGCAGTCCAATATTTCGAGGAGCCACAAATATTATGTCTGATTGCAAACTGTATTGCAAAAAACATTTTAAGTAATGCatccattaaagaaaaaaaaaatttatatttttattttaataactcatacattaaagaaaaaatatgaatgtttttataaattaaatgacagaataatttttttacttttcagtcataatttttagttatttaatttagtaaGATTTGGCCtatcttattattttactaattttttggtctattttaataattcttccaataataaaattataaaatgacaaaaaatgtAATCTTTCTGTTTGACTTGTATAATAGGATGGTAGTATACTAAATTAATATAGAATCTTATTAATTCttccaataataaaattaataataggATGGGCCAGCCAGTTGTGGctggcccattagccaaattcctacattcatagaagccgggactcgatcccggatGTGATTGTGCCTTCTataaatggacttacctcctgccattgcactaaggtcacttcactaaTATAGAATCTTTAAAGTATgcaaaatatattaactttcatGTATGTTTGTAACACACCTAAAAGCGATTATATTTTTTCCCCTCTtctaaatatttgttttctcaattaaTCTACCATCAGATTATAcaagtcaaaagaaaaaaaaaattatctttgtCATTTtaccattatattatataaatttctagtcaaaatttattttgaccCCATTTTATTATggcaatttttttaattacacatTTTTCTATAGATCCCAAATTCTACACCAATAAGGGCATTAccataaaattgaaaacaatacaaaaaaacaaaaatctgaaagATATTTGAATATAATTGTCCCActgttaaaaattttataattatagccaaataaattataaaaaaattccatCAATTTTATAGATTCTAGTTTAACATTTAAAACATTACAAATTTATCagagttataattaaaaataccacaattttcttctctttgaaaGGTAAGAGAAAATTGTTATAAAttatatctataatatatatatatatatatatatatatatatatatatatatatatatataaggaaaataatTTGAAAGTAGATCCAAGTCGGATATGAATACCAAGTCGGATATGAATATCATGTTTCTCAAAGATCAAAATATTTGGATCTAGATCcgaaaattttcataaatcatCTTTCTGCCTTAGATCTCGAATAAATTTTCAACACTAAATATGAACTCGGATTGTTTATCTGatgaacaattttttgaaagatTCTTAATATTAAATCTagatgaattttctttttaatcttttcatCAAAAACTTATGAGtcaaaataataagataatcaaaGAGTATTCagtaaaaaaaccaaaaattatgcaaataattaaatcatttgaatgtaaatGATCTTAAACTAGGCTCACATACCTTCTGCAAAAGAATTGAATCGAATTCGAAGTTTCTTCATTAATGCGTTTAAATAAATCCCAACACTTTTTAGGATATGTTTTTgctatgtttgcaaaaaaaaaaagaaatacggCGGATATGATGAAGACATAAAAAAATTGGGAGTTAGATCCACTTATATAACCAAAATGTTAACCTAGGTGATATAAAGATGGAAACATGTCAAATGACGTCGAATAAATTGGTATTTACACGACGTCGTTtgacatgttttattttttttgttacctaaATCTTTCTAGATCTGCGTAAAGATTGAGATTGAATTACTAAACACATTTGCATAAAAAACATACAGTATATAAAAAGCTAAGTAAATTTCAAACCTTTAAGCAAAAAATTTGGTTCTTCTTCATAGCACTTCAGTTTCCAGAGAACAAGACCATTATCATACAATATGATTGGTTCAGTTCTACTCGCATCACATATGTGTCTAtgtaaacaaacatataaaacaacaatatttttacttattttgagATGTCATGTCGTTTGCTTCCATCTCGTCATGAGCTTCTTTAGCATCAACTATTATTTGAGACATAATTAAGTTATGCTTCTCAATGGACAATGGAGCTCCGTTTTTCCCCATAATGGTTTTGGCAACATCATCTTGAATCTTCCGTTTGAGCTTCTTCTCCTATATATAAAGACAAAACGATATAGCACAACAAAAAGATTAATTGACAAATTGATCTTATAGATTTTGGAAAATATTCCTTTGCTGctgcaacctttttttttctgtttttcacACTCTTCAGTTTGGCTTTTAATGTAATTGCTCATTGTCCTGAGAAAAATTCACGCATAAGTGAAATGTGTGAAATAATAAGATAATGTCgaggacatatatataaatatatatacatacatatatatatatatatatatatatatatattaaaactatatTTCACACATATCTGAGAACTATACAAAGTTCATCAATGGCTCTTAATGAATATCGGAAAATGTGGACGAAATCATCTGTAGGACTATATGAACCGtgatatttttatacatataccAGTTGGTAGGAATCAATTAAAATTGGGCTAAACTATTAGTTTCATGAATATAAGGACGaattataaaactaacaaaactaTTTGgtcaaaaacaaagattaagCAAAATATAAAGGACCCGATcgtaaataaaaatcttaaaagagtTTCCAAAATCAGAAGCCATTTCCGTCTCCTTCTCCGTtgccttctcttctcttctctctctctctctctctctctcttctctacaAAAGTTCATCAATGGCTCTTCCTCACCATTTGGATCCACACCTTCAAGCTTCCAAGAATTTCAGGTAACAATCTCTTATTTTCCTTTGTTTATCTTCAGTTgtgtttgtgatataaaaaagcCCTAAATTTGTTTCTGTAAATTTTCaagaatcaaaaaccctaattttagcCAACTTGTTCTGTTTTTCAGGGACTTTTGCGGAATCGACGGCCAGATTTCGCCGGAATTAGGGTTTGACAGCTCTGCTAATCTCCATGATCAATCTCAGCATCCTCCATATATTCCTCCATGTAAGTTTCATCTATTTGTAATTGAGTCTTAGACTTAAAGATTTGGGTTGTTAGgaatttaaagttttgatttttattgtgtttgtttacTTAGTTCATGTTGCTGGTTTTGCACCTGGACCGGTTGTGCAAATTGATGGTtctgatggtggtggtggtggtaatggAGCTGACTTTGAGTGGAACTATGGTCTTGGTCTTGAACCAAGACGTGAGAGGGTAATTAAGGAACAGGATTTTTTGGAGAACAATTCTCAGATATCTTCTATTGATTTTTGGCAAGCTCGGTCTGTATCAACCGGATTGGGTCTTTCCCTTGACAATGCTCGTGTTGCTTCTTCTGATGGCTCTACTTTGTTGTCGCTTGTTGGAGACGATATTGATCGTGAGTTACAGAGACAGGACGCAGATATCGATAGGTTTCTCAAGATTCAGGTAAATAAACTTGTCATTTGGTTAATGTTCTTATGAGCTCCTTGTTCTGTTTAGTCGAAGCTATGtgatttggtttatgtttctctctttatctTTGACAGGGGGATCAGTTACGTCATGCTATCCTCGACAAGATCCAGAGGGGTCAACATAAAACGGTGTCACTCATGGAGGAAAGAGTTGTTCAGAAACTCCGTGAGAAAGATGAGGAACTAGAGATAATAAACCGAAAGAACAAGGAACTCGAGGTGCGAATGGAGCAGCTGACAATGGAAGCTGAGGCATGGCAACAACGTGCAAAGTACAACGAGAACATGATCGCTGCCCTCAACTACAATCTTGAGAGAGCTCAAGGTCGGCCAAGAGACAGCATTGAGGGATGCGGAGACAGCGAAGTGGATGACACAGCTTCTTGCTTCAAtggaagaaacaacaacaacaataacacaaagacgatgatgatgtGCAGGTTTTGTGGAGTAAGAGAGGTGTGTATGTTGTTGCTGCCATGTAAGCATATGTGTCTGTGTAAGGAGTGTGAGAGGAAGCTTAGCTCTTGTCCTTTGTGTCAGTCCTCCAAGTTTCTAGGTATGGAAGTATACATGTGATTTTACCGAACTAATGTCTCTAATTAGTTAACGAACGAACTCTATTTGTAATTTTcgtgtctttttgttttttttgggtttgttaatATCATCGGATTGACATATTTAATCAGACTAGACCGGGTTGGTTTTGAATCTATGTTTTCCAGTCATTGTGTACGACAGTACGAGTGTTGAGTTGAAAAGAGAACTAATAAATCGCTTTGACTCGAACCAAACAACAGAAAACAATTTGGCAACCGAACTGATTAATTCAAAGATTGAAAACTGTCATTCTGATTTGTACTATATTTCACTTTCGCAAATGGCTGTTAGAAACTGTAAATCCAAAACGATTTATCCAAGTTTAAACTTAAATAGTCGAAATAACTCCGAACCGATAAAGATATGGTTTAGGTTGGTTGTAATTTCTTTgccaaaacacaacacaacccTAAATCCAAGCCGAAACTGATCTAACACTGAACACTCAATCGGTAgtccaaataataaaaacaaccATGTTCGAAAcacaacaattttttcttttctttttgttgctattttggtattttgtaaAAGAGAATTTATGTCTAATTGAATCAGCCCATAGTAGCCCACATACCTTATGTATGAGGCAAAACTGTATTCATTTTTCGTTTATTATGTCAATTATTTTGGGACTTAGGAGCCTATATTCCTTGgaaatagaaagaagaatacaTTTCTTTTTCGATCTGGCTCGTCTTTGGTCCACCTAATTTTGATCTAgaatgaaataaataaacaccATATAACTCGACGAAAATGAGGGACAATGCCCTAAAAAAACATTCAACTAGTATTCTCAACCgatgatgaaaaaaattattttaaaattgcttTCTTAAAGCACGAATAAGAGCCTGTTTGCTAGCTAAGAGGAATCTAAATTTCATACCAAAGATAGTAGAGATCAAGATCCAGCATCCCAAACGGCCAAACCCCCTGCGTTGGAGAGTCCAAACAAATTCTGACCATATAAcatttattatatgataatcTATCATgattatggattttttttttattaaacaaattcattgatgatttatgtaaaattttaatactccATGCGTATATAGAATAAgaacatatattactctaataattaaataccatacgataaacaaaaaatatcttaccatgtaaaatattattgttttttttttgttttacatgcTAATTTAAGTCTTTCAATTACCATTTAcggtattgttttctttttttacgtAAGGGACACCAGTGTTACCATTTACGGTATATATATTATGCATATCGTTAATGTTGTGGTAAGAACGTATGCTTTCAAAGTAAAGTGTCGAGATGATTATTAGTGAAGTTTCACCTAATCATGCCTTACAAAGTAACGACAAAGAGAAAAGGATCTGTAAAAGAGAAGTTTGCTTTTTCTTTAGATAATAGAAAGATAAAATTCCAAATATACCattaacacaacaaaaaaaaaaaaaccgatcacaattttttttaaataggtgCTCTTTTCATcgttaaaaaaaacattccgACTTAACGAACATATGATCGATTTTTTGAGTCCTTACTCCTTAATGCCGGTTGGTTTAGAAAGTTATACTGTATATAACTCTACAAAGTCTACTTACATGCATGtatgtttcaaatattatatgtaGAAATTTGAGGAAAAATGAATATCTATGTTTTGGATATTCTTTTCATGTTTTGGGACATATCTTTTCGAAAATCTATTGGACATGTAAAGACACGAATCTTATAATTTGNTTGATCTAgaatgaaataaataaacaccATATAACTCGACGAAAATGAGGGACAATGCCCTAAAAAAACATTCAACTAGTATTCTCAACCgatgatgaaaaaaattattttaaaattgcttTCTTAAAGCACGAATAAGAGCCTGTTTGCTAGCTAAGAGGAATCTAAATTTCATACCAAAGATAGTAGAGATCAAGATCCAGCATCCCAAACGGCCAAACCCCCTGCGTTGGAGAGTCCAAACAAATTCTGACCATATAAcatttattatatgataatcTATCATgattatggattttttttttattaaacaaattcattgatgatttatgtaaaattttaatactccATGCGTATATAGAATAAgaacatatattactctaataattaaataccatacgataaacaaaaaatatcttaccatgtaaaatattattgttttttttttgttttacatgcTAATTTAAGTCTTTCAATTACCATTTAcggtattgttttctttttttacgtAAGGGACACCAGTGTTACCATTTACGGTATATATATTATGCATATCGTTAATGTTGTGGTAAGAACGTATGCTTTCAAAGTAAAGTGTCGAGATGATTATTAGTGAAGTTTCACCTAATCATGCCTTACAAAGTAACGACAAAGAGAAAAGGATCTGTAAAAGAGAAGTTTGCTTTTTCTTTAGATAATAGAAAGATAAAATTCCAAATATACCattaacacaacaaaaaaaaaaaaaccgatcacaattttttttaaataggtgCTCTTTTCATcgttaaaaaaaacattccgACTTAACGAACATATGATCGATTTTTTGAGTCCTTACTCCTTAATGCCGGTTGGTTTAGAAAGTTATACTGTATATAACTCTACAAAGTCTACTTACATGCATGtatgtttcaaatattatatgtaGAAATTTGAGGAAAAATGAATATCTATGTTTTGGATATTCTTTTCATGTTTTGGGACATATCTTTTCGAAAATCTATTGGACATGTAAAGACACGAATCTTATAATTTGTCATGATTTTTCGAATCAAAGATGCT encodes the following:
- the LOC104758003 gene encoding probable BOI-related E3 ubiquitin-protein ligase 2, with the protein product MALPHHLDPHLQASKNFRDFCGIDGQISPELGFDSSANLHDQSQHPPYIPPFHVAGFAPGPVVQIDGSDGGGGGNGADFEWNYGLGLEPRRERVIKEQDFLENNSQISSIDFWQARSVSTGLGLSLDNARVASSDGSTLLSLVGDDIDRELQRQDADIDRFLKIQGDQLRHAILDKIQRGQHKTVSLMEERVVQKLREKDEELEIINRKNKELEVRMEQLTMEAEAWQQRAKYNENMIAALNYNLERAQGRPRDSIEGCGDSEVDDTASCFNGRNNNNNNTKTMMMCRFCGVREVCMLLLPCKHMCLCKECERKLSSCPLCQSSKFLGMEVYM